A genomic region of Mycolicibacterium poriferae contains the following coding sequences:
- a CDS encoding Rossmann-like and DUF2520 domain-containing protein, which translates to MLQSPAGGGAPHPADRGGLRPARLTVGVISAGRVGTALGVALERAEHVVVACSAVSEESRRRVARWLPDTAVLPVDQVAGRAELLVLAVPDAELPALVAGLAATGAVRPNTIVAHTSGANGIAVLAPLAEQGCITLAIHPAMTFAGTDEDVDRLRGTCFGVTAADEIGYAIAQSLVLEVGGEPFRVREDARTLYHAALAHSSNHVVTVLLDAVEALRAALSGQELLGQDAVGDAPGGLTERIIAPLARASLENALRRGQAALTGPVARGDAGAVAGHLRALAEVDPDLSEAYRTNSLRTAQRAHAPEDVFEALAEAGRR; encoded by the coding sequence ATGCTGCAGTCCCCTGCCGGCGGGGGTGCACCCCACCCGGCTGACCGGGGCGGACTCCGCCCTGCCCGGCTCACGGTCGGCGTGATCTCGGCAGGCCGCGTCGGTACCGCCCTCGGGGTGGCTCTCGAACGTGCCGAGCATGTCGTCGTCGCGTGCAGCGCGGTGTCGGAAGAGTCGCGCCGGCGCGTCGCACGCTGGCTGCCGGACACCGCTGTGCTGCCCGTCGACCAGGTCGCCGGTCGGGCTGAGCTGCTGGTGCTGGCTGTTCCCGACGCCGAGTTGCCCGCTCTGGTGGCCGGGCTCGCCGCCACGGGCGCGGTCCGTCCGAACACGATCGTGGCGCACACCTCCGGGGCCAACGGCATCGCGGTCCTGGCACCGCTGGCCGAGCAGGGGTGCATCACGCTGGCCATCCACCCCGCGATGACGTTCGCCGGCACCGACGAAGACGTCGACCGGCTACGCGGGACCTGCTTCGGGGTCACCGCGGCCGACGAGATCGGCTATGCCATCGCCCAGTCGCTGGTGCTGGAGGTCGGTGGGGAGCCGTTCCGCGTCCGGGAGGACGCCCGCACCCTGTACCACGCCGCGCTGGCCCACTCGAGCAACCACGTGGTGACGGTGCTGCTGGACGCGGTGGAGGCGTTACGCGCCGCGCTGTCGGGACAGGAACTGCTCGGGCAGGACGCCGTCGGCGACGCTCCCGGCGGACTCACCGAGCGGATCATCGCCCCGCTGGCCCGCGCCTCTCTGGAGAATGCGCTGCGGCGGGGCCAGGCCGCGCTCACCGGGCCCGTCGCGCGCGGTGACGCCGGCGCGGTCGCCGGCCATCTGCGAGCGCTGGCCGAGGTGGATCCCGATCTGTCCGAGGCCTACCGGACGAACTCGTTGCGGACGGCTCAGCGCGCACACGCCCCGGAGGACGTCTTCGAGGCCCTGGCGGAAGCAGGACGGCGATGA